In the genome of Carya illinoinensis cultivar Pawnee chromosome 13, C.illinoinensisPawnee_v1, whole genome shotgun sequence, the window taaataagttagagccagatcattttttatattattttatataattctttcatGACTTTAACATTACTCACGTTGGTAAATATCCAGGacttccatatatatacatatatatatatatatgaattattttaATAGTGATAAGGTGTGAAATTAGTCCctaacttttttttcaaaaaggcaaatttagaattcatataaataaatatattttttttaatagtgagtTTTACTTTTGTCTAAATTGAAGTGCATGAAatttatatactttataattatatacaatgaCGAAATTAGCAATTGTATTGAAGGAGggcatatttatataaagaataatgctggataaaaaaaaagtagagtctactattaaaagatatttttttatgtaagtcttaaatgtttttttcaaatgaagtgGGCGGAACTTACACATTCTAGggctaaaaatatcatttattttatataaataaaaaagagattgaaaaataataaaaatataactacaaactatttttcttatagattatcgatcttaaataatttttcttgcattttcattttagatttcatattaagaaactcattattatatagtaaaaaattttgaaatccatattaataagtttattatttctcataaacttagttttaattttgattttggagAAGCTACATCtgtaaaaatagataatatatagaattaaacaaaaatttgtaacaataaaaaaaataaatagagagggATATTTCTaggtaattaaaattttaaaaattatatggaaattatataattttttagggtgccattttctatataattgtaaaattatgtataaaatgTAGAGaagtaatttaaatttttacaaagtTTTGAGGGGCCATGAGAACAACGTGGGTCCACcattaactaactatatatataacattacttttatataatttataacctCGTCAAATAGAATCATCCAAAGTACTCATCAACGAGAATAATGCATCTCATGCATCAAGCGTGGGagttaaaatattctaaaattaatGTCTTGGTCCTTGATGAGATGCGTATCACAACAGGTTGTGATGATCTTGAATAAAGAAATAGTATTAGCAACCGCGTAAATCGGACCCTTCCATGTGCAACATACTATATTTTATGGATAgctaaagaaattttatttatatatggaacaaaaattttaattattatgaaaaTGAACGGATGTGATCCattgaattaaataaataagtacatcttatcaattcattttttaaaaagatacatttaataatttattagaaTATAAGCTCAACTACTTGACTTTCACAGTACTGCTTAATGAGgcaaaacattttcttaataGAGTGCACACAATCAGCTTACGTCTTGATTCcaattattaattttgagtcgTGAAATACCAGTTTGTACCAATTAAACTATTACTTTGATAataggaattgaaaatattttaatcaatgttttgaatacagtaccggatgccgtaccggtcaagatactggaacgaaatatttcgatatcggTACCATTTcgagatagtcgatatataaataaattatatatataaatatatattaattatattccaaaataatagtttatatataaataaattatacataaatacatatatataaattataaatagtttggtCTAAATTGAAGgtaaaaaaatgagtttatagtttgaaaaaatgaaaaaaataaaatcgagaccgaaataccggccggtacgggccGAAATATCGATCAATACAGCCAGTATTTAAACTGGTACGAAATATGTAGAATTTCTATATTGGTTCGGTGGCTGGTACGGAATATACTAATCGTATCGGACCGGTACGgtacgattttaaaaataataattttaatactcgaacaaaatttgaaaagaagtgAAGCCAAGTGAATGATTAGCAAATGAAGGAAAACCCATGAACtaatattgtaattaaatctcTTTTTATAAGAGAATTATATGAAAAcaaattattaacaaaagaaacTAAATTTCGTTATATacgaaaaataaattaaacacaacaaaagaaaaaaaaacattttataagtgacaaaaaaaaaaaaagttaataaatcgatattaaattaatgaataagctcaatttagttttaaaaagataagaaaattacTCATGAACTCGACTataacttaattttataataaaatttgattggtaACTCCGATTTGAACGTTTGAATTGGAACTCTGATTTGACATCTTAATCATATCTAACCACTACCGGATTTCGACTCCTCCCGCCTGTCGTTTTGACCAGCCGTGGAGAGGAGAGGGTCTTGCAAGCAAGCGATTTACCTGCCGCCTGTCGTTTTGACATTATCTTTTTGTCAACCGTAATTCCAAACTAAAACAAAGAAAGTGATTAAATAACTACTCATTTAAATTTCTCTacaaccttttaaaaaaataatattttttaaaatatctattttaattttaattttaatttgatgacttgaaattttaaaaacatgattttattaataaattataaataaattgtagataaattgtaaagttatatCTTCCGCAAAACAaactaagagcattcacattggcttggccaaatgagATGTTTggtcaaattttacataatttaactcaaaaatcATTCACATTGGATTGGGCAAGTCTAAAATAATTTGGACTTTTACTATAGTGGTTGGCTAAAGATGGAAGACCACTACTCattcatcaaacattaaaatattaatttatcattccaaacaaataaattaaattaattagaatataattaacatttaacatttagaatataattattattaacatttaataatatttttttaatattaatttaattagaatatgattattattaacatttaataatacttttttaaatattaatttaattaaaatataattactattaacatttaataatactttttcaatgttaatttaattagaatataattattattaacatttaataatactttttctaatattaatttaattagaatataattattattaacatttaataataattttttaatattaatttaattataatataataatattaatgtaatataatataattattattattatcatttaataatactttttttaatattaatctaattagaatataattattattaacatttaattggtagaattacaaaatgtgaaaaaataaattaaataaaaaatttattaatttaacaatattttattattatatagagaataaatgACTAATTTAACGTGGAGATTGAATTTTAATagagtagataaatataaaaaaatattaatattaatcaaaTTTTTGATAGAGTATATAAATTTGACCAAATCAATCCAAATACTCTGACGAGGGGCCGAGCGCCTAGACGGCAATTTCAAACGCGCAGTCTAATCAGTCCGGCTCCCCCATACGACAATGTCAACCACTTCACCGTTTACCCCAGCGCTTTTGAATCTTTGTTCCCTCTCCCTTCCTCTATAAATACCCCAGCTCGTATTCCCTCCCCTTCCATCAAGCAATATTCCAAATCTCTCGCATAGCAGAATACGCCAGAACAAGAATCTACAGCCCGTCTCTTTTTCACAGTTCTCCTAGTCTGTTTAAAATCCTATCTGAAAAAACAAATACCGAGAGATTATACAGTGACTGCCAAGAAAATCGGAATGAGGAATAATTTCTTGTTCAAATCTTCACCTCCATCTAAAGCAATCTCACCTCCTTCACCCTCCCGCACTACTTTCTCTGAATCGCTAATGGATGAAAATATCGAAATAGCAGAGTCCCTTATTATAAAGTGGAGCACGGACGCTTCCTCTTACGTCAAAATCACCTCCCTTTTCCACGACGACCGTTCTGAATCCAAACAGTTCCTACACTCCGTCAGAGACCTGCAGTCCGccatgaaatattttgttaccCAAAAAGCGGCCTCCGAAAAGCTTGTCAGGGCCCAGACCTTGATGCAAATGGCTATGAAGCGGTTGGAGAAGGAGTTCTATCAGATTTTGTCCGCCAATCGGGCGTGCCTGGATCCCGAATCGGTTTCGGCCCGCTCCTCGAGATCCTCGGCCGCGAGGTCTAGTGTTTCTGACGTGGAGGATGATGAGTCGGAGGACGAGTTTCGTGTAGTTGTCGAGTCGGTATCTGAGGTGGAGAGAGCTTCGATGATTGCGATGGCGGACTTAGAAGCTATTGCAAACTGTATGATAGCTTCTGGTTATGGGAAAGAGTGCGTGAAAATCTACAAAATAATACGTAAATCTATCATCGATGAGGCTTTGTATCATCTCGGGGTTGAGAGGCTGTCTCTCTCGAAAGTGCAGAAGATCGATTGGGAGGTTTTGGAGCTGAAGATCAGGCAGTGGTTGAACGCTGTGAAAATGGCCGTGAAAACTCTCTTTTATGGAGAGAGGATTCTGTGTGATAGCGTGTTTTCGGCTTCGGAATCGATCAGAGAATCTTGCTTCGCTGAGATTTCCAGAGATAGCGCGATAAGCTTGTTTGAGTTCCCGGAAATGGTGGCAAAGATCAAGACATCCCCCGAGAAAATGTTTCGTATGTTGGACATGTACGAAGCTATCGCTGATTCCTGGCCAGAGATCGAATCTATTTTTTCGTATGAATCGACCTCCGTCGTTCGATCACAGGCAGTTTCTTCTCTGGTCAAGCTCGGTGAGGCGGTGCACACGATGCTAACGGACTTCGAAACCGCCATCCAGAAGGACACGTCGAAGAGTCCGGTACTCGGAGGTGGGGTTCACCCGCTCACACGCTACGTGATGAACTACATCTCCTTCCTAGCCGATTACAGCGGCGTCCTGGCCGACATCGTCACCGACTGGCCATTAATATTGCAATCGCCGTCAGAATCCGACTTCGGAAGCCTAGAGTCCGACTGTAGTCTGATTTCGACTCGAATTGCGTGGTTGATCCTCGTCCTCCTCTGTAAACTCGACGGCAAAACTGAGCTCTACAAGGATGCGGCGCTCTCGTACCTGTTCTTAGCCAACAACCTCCAATACGTCGTCGTCAAGGTGCGCACGTCGAATCTGAAACTCCTCCTCGGAGAGGATTGGGTGACGAACCACGAATCAAAAGTCAAACAGTACGCTTCGAACTACGAGCGGATTGGCTGGAACAAGGTATTCTCTTCGTTGCCCGAAAATCCGACGGCTGAGATTTCACTGGAGCAAGCGAGGGATTGTTGTAAGAAATTCAATCTGGCGTTTGACGAGGCGTATAGGAAACAGAGTGCATGGATTATTACGGACTCGAAACTAAGAGACGAAATCAAAATCTCGGTGGCGAAGAAGCTTAGATCGGCGTACCAGGAGTTTTACAACAAGTATCGGGGCAAGTTGAGGTTCGGATCTGAATCTTTGGTCAGATATGCCCCAGATGATTTGGGGAATTACTTGTCGGATTTGTTCTATGCGACCGGGAGTGCAGGGAGTGTTTCGTCATCTTCTTCGTCTTCCCACTCTCGTGGTGGGCAAAGCCATTGAGATTTTTGGGCTCGTGTTTTTtgtgcataaaaaaataaaagaaaattcaaattgaAGATAATTATGTACACGTGTATAGAGATGGATACATCTGATCTGGATCAGCAATAATATAGATACTACAAAATTCTTTGATTCTCCTTACTTTCTAATTTCTCTacttttaattttgaataatattaaaaacgttattttttaatcttttctttttctttttcttttttactctcAAAACATTTCCAAATCATATGGTGCAACCAGCGCCCACAAACAACAAAATACTGTACAATCACCACCAAGTATCTAATTATTTCAAGAAATGACGCgaagaaaattgaaatatggatgCATAAAGTGAATTTtgtaaatacttaaaagaaaaattctatttatacttacaattttacCTATATAATCATATGCATGATTTTTTGTGTTAGCACCCAAAAGAggtaaaatctaaaaattaaaaattaaaaatgtaaattaaaaaaatatatatattaataaaatatgattgtCACTCAATACGTATAATTTTGTGCATACATGTGACATTGtcttttctatttataaaagaaataattttatttaaaaaataaattataaaatttgaatattacagATCAAATTAGATCATGTGAATGATGTGTGATATACAAGTTTTCAAATAGCATTACTTATAGGCATGGGTGACTTAATATAAATTGAGGTCTATGGTAAAATTTAAGTgagtaatttttaattataatgtaataaaatataaattattatatcataccatttttcaaaattttcaataaaatgaatctttatttaaagtctttagataaaaatttttgaatttatatttaatattttaatttaaattgaggcctcattataaattttgttcttcaatttagcaataacttagaaaagaatatttgaaaatataaattatttattgtattaaatattaaattaagtaTCATGGCCCTTGCACAcattgaaagataaaaaaaaaaaaaaaatatttaatatttttactaaaatgatttttataattttctaaaaaaaaattaaataaaaaagatctcactttttatttttggaagcCTTGTATGAAGTGGGACCTTAGGCAATGGCCTAAGCGGACGTTGGCTGGCCCTAATCATAAGAGGGAGCTACAAGCTTGAGCGTATCTTCTGGCCAAGAGCATCCTAATTGATTAAACAAAAGTAAAGTTAAATCTTGACTAATGTCAcatgttttacttttttttcctaTTCCATTCAAAACCGATTGGCATATTATATTATCCATCTACTCTTTATATaacatctattttatttttattaatatttaaaactctacaatcatatattaaattatgaacAAAGCATAACAAATTGTGAGGTTAAAAATAACAATGCATGaggaattcattttttataaaatcccttgctatcaataatatatatatatatatatatatatatatatatataaaggtacAGTCCagtattagaaaaagaaaaataagaattagtttgattttaaccaattttgaaaaaaataaaatcgataCTAAATCGAACCAAACCATCATTTCAGTCCAAaaccgattttttttttaacccgtATTTTCGAGaatcttccctctctctctctctctcaagtacCCGAAGGTTGAAACCCTAGCAAGCTTCCCCAAAACCTAAGCaacgcatctctctctctctctctctctctctctctctctcaagtctcTGAAACCCTAGCATCGCCTCCGGTGAGAGGTCTCCATCCATTAACTTCATAGAGGTATGTTCCCATCTctcttttgagatttaaatgtgaatgttagttttaaaaatttttgtgtTTAAAGTTGGATGCACTTTGGTCAGATTTGGGATTTTAGTGTTTGATTATGAGTGAtgagttttgtatttttgtgtttgaatctTTTGAGTGTTTATGAAAAGGTCATGAAGAAATATTGGGCAAGTTTATGCTCTGCTGAAAGAAAAATGGTGAACTGGTCCAAACCAGTTGGCTGGGTTCGATTTTTTCAATTTAGACCTTccattcataaaattaaaaacgcGCGTATGATCCATGCATGTTTTGGAAAACAAATGGGAAAACTAATTTTTAGTTGTGAAAGTGATAAGAGGTCCAATATTTAAAGTAGAAAATGTTCTTTTTTTAGGGTGATGAAAAAACAATTTTGGGATTTTAAATATGTGTGCATTGAAATTTGAAGTtagaaaattgaaagttttcttctcagaaaacatatttgaaaaaatcaaatgatCTTTTTATATCAAGTCATTTacgttgttttatttttttttttcaaatttctgatGACATGGATGGTTTAGCTGAGTTGTGTGCCCAGATATGGTCCAGTTCTTAAAGtattttaagatattattataaaataatgtaaaggAACGAGTTGTCTATACCTAGACTAATCATGATCAATCAATTAACATTATTCCTTCGAGTATAATACATACAGGCATGTAGCTTCTTATAGCATCCACATTAgtttatacatatacatatgtaaaattatatcttttagAGATCTAATTTGTCATATaagcaaaatttttatattgacTCATgtaaatttgagacaaaataataataaaatattatcatttgattaatttttttgctttttttaataGAGTTTGTAATTTTCATGTATTGAGTTAATACATGTAATTAGCatccaaataaattttattagcaCCCAATATATGTACTCAAAACCTGTGAGAGAGAGGTGCACgggtttgatcttcaaatatataaaatatttgagtaaaataatttttggagagtgaatgagtaaaatatatagtaaaatatgtaaaggtaaaatatgtagaaagagagtgggatgagagagaaaaaatgagtaaaatatattttagagagTGAATAGTATATCTTCAAACATGTAAAGATATTGTTCATATCTatacaaatatttgaagatgcataatccaatgtagatggatttaggctcatattatgcaaatatgactttgcatatacatatgtatagaccaatgtggatgctctagGGAGAAATTTTTCCCAAAAGCTCAGCACAACTCAAGCGGGTATGGCACCC includes:
- the LOC122291461 gene encoding exocyst complex component EXO70H1-like, which encodes MRNNFLFKSSPPSKAISPPSPSRTTFSESLMDENIEIAESLIIKWSTDASSYVKITSLFHDDRSESKQFLHSVRDLQSAMKYFVTQKAASEKLVRAQTLMQMAMKRLEKEFYQILSANRACLDPESVSARSSRSSAARSSVSDVEDDESEDEFRVVVESVSEVERASMIAMADLEAIANCMIASGYGKECVKIYKIIRKSIIDEALYHLGVERLSLSKVQKIDWEVLELKIRQWLNAVKMAVKTLFYGERILCDSVFSASESIRESCFAEISRDSAISLFEFPEMVAKIKTSPEKMFRMLDMYEAIADSWPEIESIFSYESTSVVRSQAVSSLVKLGEAVHTMLTDFETAIQKDTSKSPVLGGGVHPLTRYVMNYISFLADYSGVLADIVTDWPLILQSPSESDFGSLESDCSLISTRIAWLILVLLCKLDGKTELYKDAALSYLFLANNLQYVVVKVRTSNLKLLLGEDWVTNHESKVKQYASNYERIGWNKVFSSLPENPTAEISLEQARDCCKKFNLAFDEAYRKQSAWIITDSKLRDEIKISVAKKLRSAYQEFYNKYRGKLRFGSESLVRYAPDDLGNYLSDLFYATGSAGSVSSSSSSSHSRGGQSH